Genomic segment of Pseudomonadota bacterium:
CCTCGAGCGCCTCCACGACGTCGAGCGTCCGGCCGGGGTTCGCGAGCGTCTCCTCGATGCGCGAGACCTCCATGCGCGACTCGTCGGCGACCAGCAGCTCGCACATCGCGACCCTGTGCGCGAACGCGGCCGGGCACTTCGTGAACGCGTGCCGGAAGCACGGCACGAACAGGATCCGATCCGCGGCGCCGTGCTCGAGAACGATCCGCGCCAGCTCCAGGTGCGCGGCGTGCGGCGGATCGAAGGTGCCGCCGAAGACGCCGACGACCGGGTGCGACGCCCCGCTCAAATCCCCATCCGCTGCCTGAGCTCGACGTGGATCTTGCTGAAGACGAACTGCATCAACCTGCCGAGGCCCGGAACCTGCTCGAACGGGGCCGTCTGTCTCCCCGACAGGACGCGCAACGCGGTGATCGCCGCGCTGAAGGTCCC
This window contains:
- a CDS encoding nicotinate-nicotinamide nucleotide adenylyltransferase, which translates into the protein MSGASHPVVGVFGGTFDPPHAAHLELARIVLEHGAADRILFVPCFRHAFTKCPAAFAHRVAMCELLVADESRMEVSRIEETLANPGRTLDVVEALEAARPGDRLRLVVGGDIFFEREKWYRYEEIERRAPPIYVARRGVPAIPLPALPAPADLRSSSIRERIAAGADPRELLPARVAEYLLRHGLYRGGT